The genomic interval GCCAATCAATACATCGAAGACCCCTTCGCGCAAATCTTGAAGGATCTCGATGCGTTCGATCGAATTAATTTCTGAATGGAGATAACGGACTCGCACACCCCGTTCCTGGAAATATTCGGTCAGATCCTCTGCCATCCGTTTGGTTAAGGTCGTTACCAGGGTTCGTTCCTGCCGCAGCACCCGCTCCTGAATTTCATGCAGCAGATCATCGACCTGCCCGGTTGTTGGACGAACAAAAATTTCGGGGTCCAGAATCCCAGTGGGTCGAATAATCTGTTCCACCACCCGCTCCTCGGAAATTTCCATTTCCCAATTACCCGGAGTGGCGGAAACAAAGATGCACTGATTTACCTTTTGCCAGAACTCTTCCGCCTGCAAGGGACGGTTATCTGCGGCACTGGGAAGCCGGAAGCCATGTTCGATCAACACTTTTTTGCGTGCCTGGTCGCCGTTGTACATGCCGCGCAATTGGGGAATCGTGACGTGGGACTCATCGATCACCAGCATCCAGTCCTTGGGAAAGTAGTCGATCAGACACTCTGGAGGTGCCCCGGCTTCCCGTCCAGCCAGGTGGCGAGAGTAGTTTTCCACGCCATTGCAAAAGCCCACTTCCCGCAGGATCTCTAGATCGTAGCGGGTGCGCTGTTCCAGTCGTTGGGCTTCGAGCAGTTTGCCCTGCTGCTCGAATCGCTCCAGTTGCTCTTTCAGTTCCGCTTCGATCGCCTGACAGGCTGCCAGCAACCGCTCCTCTGGAGTGACGAAGTGGCGGGCGGGATAAATGTTCACCGCTTCCATACTCTGCAACGTACTGCCCGTAACCGGATCGACGTAGCGAATCGCATCAATTTCATCGCCAAAAAACTCTACCCGGATAATCCGATCCTCATAGGCAGGCCCCACTTCCAAAACATCCCCTTTGACCCGAAAGCGTCCCCGCCCCAGATCCAGATCATTACGGGTGTACTGTACCGAAACCAAATCCCGAATAATCTGACGCGGGTTCATTTCCT from Kovacikia minuta CCNUW1 carries:
- the uvrB gene encoding excinuclease ABC subunit UvrB → MAKFKIQAPFEPTGDQPRAIAELTQSIDAKNRFQTLKGATGTGKTHTIARVIEKVGKPTLVLAHNKTLAAQLCNELREFFPDNAVEYFISYYDYYQPEAYIPVSDTYIEKTASINEEIDMLRHSATRSLFERNDVIVVASISCIYGLGIPAEYLKASIPLRVGEEMNPRQIIRDLVSVQYTRNDLDLGRGRFRVKGDVLEVGPAYEDRIIRVEFFGDEIDAIRYVDPVTGSTLQSMEAVNIYPARHFVTPEERLLAACQAIEAELKEQLERFEQQGKLLEAQRLEQRTRYDLEILREVGFCNGVENYSRHLAGREAGAPPECLIDYFPKDWMLVIDESHVTIPQLRGMYNGDQARKKVLIEHGFRLPSAADNRPLQAEEFWQKVNQCIFVSATPGNWEMEISEERVVEQIIRPTGILDPEIFVRPTTGQVDDLLHEIQERVLRQERTLVTTLTKRMAEDLTEYFQERGVRVRYLHSEINSIERIEILQDLREGVFDVLIGVNLLREGLDLPEVSLVAILDADKEGFLRAERSLIQTIGRAARHVQGQAILYADNLTDSMDKAISETNRRREIQMEYNEKHGITPKTIATKSKNSILAFLEVSRRLNAQELEQAYEQSDDMPLEDIPELITQLEAQMKEAAKKLEFEEAAKVRDRIKNLRDKLLGR